A stretch of DNA from Thioalkalivibrio sp. XN279:
TCGAGGTCCGCGCGCAGCTGTGCCGGATCGACCGCCGGCAGCCCGTGCCAACGACTCAGCAGCGTCGCTACCGGCACCGGTCGCCGCGGCAGCGGGCGAAGCTCCGCCACAGGCCGGCCATCGCGCGTCACCGTCAGCACTTCGCCGTGCTCGACCCGTTCAAGCACTTTGCCACCCTGGTTACGCAAGTCTCGTATGGTTACCTCGCTCATGCCGGCGAATGTATCACCGGTGAGACAGCGGCCGCAATTGCTCACCCACCCACCCCGGAACTCCCATCCAGCAACCGCACCATGGCGCCGTAATCCGGCGGCTTGCCGTCCCACTTGCAGCGGAACGTCTCCGCGGAGACGCCGTGGTGATGATTGCCGGCAGCGAGCAGCGCCAACGGATCGCCCGTGAGGACCAGCGGCCGGGGCACGTCCGGGATGCGTTCGCCGTCCGGGCGGGTGAACACCAGCGCGCCGTCGTCGGTGACGCGAAGGCCGTAGCCGCCCTCGTGCAGCAGCCGGTGATGCGCGCTGCAGAGTTCCACCAGGTTCGATAGCTTGGTCTCGCCGCCGTCGGCCCAGTGATGCACATGGTGCGCATCGACGTGGCGGGTGTGCGTGCAGCCCGGGAAGCGGCAGCCACGATCGCGTAGCCGCAACGCTCGCCGGATCGCTGGCGGCACGGCTCGCGTCTTGCGCCCCACCGACAGGATCTCTTCGCCGTCGTGCAGCACCGGCACCAGCCCGGCCTCGCAACCGAGCCGGCGGACGGTCTCCTCGGCCAGTGCCGGCGCGTCGGGATCCGGCACCGGGCCGTCCGCGTCGCGCCTGAGGTCGAGATGCACGTGGACCTGGTACTTCTCCGCGAGCGATCGCGGCCGGCCGTCCGGCTCGAGATAGGACTCCGCGACCCGCACCAGGGCGTCGGCCCGGCGCGCGCAGCGCGTCTCCGCGGAGACGTCCTCGTCCGGGTAGGCGGGCGGCTCGTCCCAGAACGAGGGCGGCGTCTCCGCGGAGACGTCATCTTCCCGGTCGCGACCTTCCAGCGACGCCTTCGCCGCCTCGACGGCCCGCAACACCACCGCCGCCTGCTCGGCAGGGAGGCGGACGCGGAACGACACCATGCCGTCGTCCTCCTCCCACGAAGTGAAGGAGCGCTCGCGGTGCTGGCCCATGGCCGCGGCGTTCTCGCCGTAGCGACGATACAAGCGGGCGAATCTCTCCATCTGCGAGGCCGTGGAATGCCGCGCCCACATCAAAAGGGTCGACTCGTTCTCCGGCGTGGCGACGCGGATGACAGCGCGCACCTGGGCGAAGGAGAGCCGGCCGGCGCGGAACGCCTCACGGATCTGAGGTAGGCCCGGCAATGCGCGCGCGACGCGGAACCGTTCCCGCGCGGCGCCGAGTGAATAGCCGCAACGCCACTGCAGCCAGTGCGCCGCCGTCGGCCAGCCGCTCCAGCCCTCGAGCTCGTCGAACTCGCGCAGCATCTCGATGAGGCGGTAAGTGGCGGCGTTGATATGGGCAGCCAGCGAGGCGATCTCGCCCTCGAGCTCGGCCGCGCGGGCCTGGCGGGCGAAACCCTCGGGGTTCAGTGCTGGACCAGGTTGGCGGTGGTCTGCGTGGGACATTGCGGCGCTCCCGGATACTGTTCGGACATACAGTATTGTTGCGCCGATGCCGTTGAGTCGCAATCGGTTATTTCTATGGGTTTTGTCGAGAAAGTCCGGGTTATCAGGCGATCACGACAACAGTCGCACCCGCTTGCCAAACTTTGCCTTGAGCTTCCGGTCGGCGCTGACGAGAGGCACATCCAGGTAGTCCGCCAGCGCGACAAATTCGCAATCGTAGGCCGAGCAACCCGAGCTCGCGGCCAATGCGAGCACCGATTCGGAATCCACCGCGAACTCCAGTGGCGCCAGCAGCCGTTCGGCTTGCTCCTGGATGGCCTGTGCGATCGGCAGTTCGATGCGCCCCAGGCGAATGAGCGTCGCAAGCACGTTACGAAACTCGCTGCGCCACAACAGCGGCGCCGCCCACTCCGCGTCCCGGCGACGCAAAGCCTCCGCCGCCTTCGTGCGGTCACCCGGCACGAGAAGATAAGCAATCACATTGGTGTCGATGACGATCACCGCCGCCCCTGGTCGATCGCCGCCTCGATGTCATCGAGCGTCAGCGGCGGGCCCGTGTAGCGCTCGCGCAGGCGACGCGCCTGTTGCAGCGATTCCTCGACGTCCACGGGATGGGGCGCCAGCGCCTGCTCCAGCCGGGCAAGGATCTCGCTGTTGAGGCTGCGGTGATGCCGGTCGGCGGCCATCCGGATTCGCCTGTACAGGGGTTCGGGGATATTCTTCAAAGTGATGGACGTGCTCATGGGGGGCGGCCCTGGGCGAAACCGAAATGGTGCCAATATGGTATCCGTTTCGATTCCGCTGCCCAAGTCTCGGCAGAATGCACGATCACCGGGCCTGGCGCAGCGGGAGAAAACTGGTGAGGGCGCACAGAAATGACGACACTCGCAGAACTGACAGCCACCACCAGGTGGACGGAAATCAAGGCCGCGCTGGCGTGGCTTTACCCCGACGAACGCCCGCGACTGGATGAATATCGTCGCGTCCTGCGGGAGCTTCGCGCGTCGCGGTCTGAAGCAAGTTCCATGCGGATCGCGATCGAGTGCGCACCACGCCTGGAACCTGACGAGGAACCGGCCCTCGAGGTGATCGGGCGAAATGGCACTTGCAACCGCGACCTGGAGGAGTTCGCCCACTGGGACGAGCGCGCCCGAGCCGAGCACGGCGCCGAGCAGACCAGATGGTCCCTGGCGTTTCACCCCTGGCGCGAATGGCTTGGCATGACCATCGAGCCGGCCACCCTCGACGCTCGTTCGCCGGCACATGTGGTAGCGCACTGCCTGTACGACATGACGTTTCACGGCTTCTGCGAGGCGACCGTCCAGGACACCCACCAGGAGTTGCTCCGCAGGGTCGCGGAGGTTGACGCCATGTCGGAGGAAGAGAAGGCCGAGAAACTTATCCCGTTCGAACAGGTCATGGCGGAACTTCGAAAGGGGATGGAGGACTGATCGGCGCCCCGAGCGCTTCCCGCTCAATAGCCTGACACTTTAGTCCGGCGGCTTGCCGTCGCACCTGCAGCGGAACGTCTCCGCGGAGACGCTGTTGTTGTATTGAAGCGCATTTCGGGGTCAAGCGGACAAATTGAACCACTCGTTTCATAGAGACCGCTGAGGTTCACTGACTCTCGCACTGACAGCGAGATGGAGCATGAGCCCGACGATCTTTCGCGCCCGCGGTTACCGGTTCCTCTTCTTCTCGAGGGAGGAAACACGTATGCATGTGCATGTGTTGTGTTCCTCGGGCGAAGCCAAGTTCTGGCTCGAGCCCGACCTCGAGCTGGCTAGGAATTTCGGGCTATCACGAGCACAATTGAAAGCGTGCGAGAAAATCATTGAGGAGCACCGCGATGAACTCATCGCCGCATGGCACAAGCACTTCAGCGGTTGAAGTGACCCAGGTCTCGCCGCACGGCGTGTGGCTGCTCGTGCGCGGCGAAGAGCTGTTCATGCCCTTCGATGACTTCCCGTGGTTCCGGGGGGCGTCGGCGGATGCGGTATCACGTATCGAGGAACCTGTGCCGGGGCACCTCTACTGGCCGGACCTGGATGTAGATCTCGGCCTGGAGACCATCCGGCACCCCGAGCGTTTCCCGCTCAAGAGCAAAGCCTAAAACCCCTTCCGCGCCACCTTCTCGTGGGTCTCGTTGACCAGCATCAGGGCCGCCGAGCCGTAGTACGTGTGGTACTCGGCGATCATCTCGCCGTGGATGACGACCGGGTCGGTGGCGACGAGCGCCGCGGCCTCTTCGAGGTCGTCGACCGCCAGGATGAACAGGCCGCGCCAGCCGTCCACGCCGTCGAGCGGGCCTGCTAAAGCTAACTTCCCTTCCGCCGCGAGCCGCTTCATGTTGGCGAAGTGGCCGCGGAACATCTCGTCGCGCGCCGCGCCGGCGGGCACCGGCGTCGGGCCGGTCTTGAGGATGACCAGCACGTACTGGCGCATGCCGTACTCGTCCGCGCCGAGCGTCTCGGCCAGCGCCGCGTCGAAGGCCGGGCTCTCCGGCGCGGGAGCATCTGCGGCGAGCGCACCGCCGGCCAGCAGCAGCAATGCGGCCAGGGCCGCGAGTCGGATCGCATTCATGTCATGGCCTCCAATTGCCTACGTTGACCCCGAACTCCACCTTGAAATCCGTGGCGTGGACCTTGGGGACGAGCCGGTGTTGCCTCCGGGCGAGCGATACGATGCCGTAGCCCTCGAGCATCTTGAGCGTCCGCGAGAGATTGCTCTTCTTGCGACCCGAGAGCTGCTCCAACTCGGCAAGGGATTGCGGGTTCTCTGCTGCGATGAGGCGCAGCAGCTCCTGGTTGTCGGGACTCAGGGCCTCGGCCATGGACCGCAGCGATTCGAACCACACCTTAGGCTCGCCGGAACCGGGCTTGTACTCTCCACGGGCGATCGCCATCGTGCGCCGGATGTAGTCGTCGCGCGAGATGATGCCTACATTGATGACGCTGGGTTTCATTGCTAGTAGTCGTTATCACCTGAAGATAACCGGAGCGTATCACCGGTGAGCTGCTGTCCCAAGTATTTAACCCGAGAATCAACAGATATCGGGCGTTCCGACGGCAATCGTGCCCCGTTAGACTGAAATCATGATGACGTCCCGTCCTGGCCACTCTAGCGGCGCCATGAGTGCCGCCGACTTGTTGCGTGATGCGCAACGCCGTACAATCGCCCCGTGATCCAGTCCTTCCGACACAGGGCGCCCCCACTGATGGCCATGCACAACCCTCCGCATCCCGGCGAGTTCATCACCGAGGTCTACCTCGCTCCCCACGGAATGAGCGGGAGAGAGCTGGCCGCACGGCTCGGCGTGGCGCCCTCGACCCTCAGCCGGGTGCTTGCCGGCGCCAGCGGCGTAAGCCCCGAGATGGCGCTGCGACTGTCCAAGTGCCTGGGCCGCACGCCGGAGAGCTGGCTGGCCATGCAGTGCGCTTATGACTTGTGGAAGGCCCGCCGGGAGACTGACCTGCGGCAGGTTTCGCGGCTCCGGCCGACTGCGTTATCGCGGTCCTCTCGCTGAAGGACCTCGGCGCGCAAGCGAACTGAGCGGCGCCCCGGCCATGGCGTCGCAAGGCCTCCGCGGCTTAGAGCCTGCACGGTGAGAAAGCCACCTCGGGAAAACCCGGGGCGGCTTTCTGCATCAAGCTCTCGTCGCGCCGGTCTCCTCAGTTCTTCTCGACGCCTAACGCGGCCCAATTACGAACACAGTGTGTGTCGTTAGGGTCGCTGACAGTCGTGCCGAAGCGCAGGCTTTCATTGTCGAACCCGGCGATATAGTGAAACTCGATCGACTCATCCGGTTCGAGTTCGACCATGTGCAGCGTTCGGAACGTGTACTCGTCAGCAATGAAGCTCACTGTAAACGTGCAAGCCTTCGTATCATCGTTGTAAAAGACCAGGTCGTGGACAATCATGGGCGTGTCAATACTCATTCCGGCGTAATCCCATGTGCCGGAATCGGACACCGGCATCGGACGCGCCACGTCGACCTGGATCGGCTCAGCCACGGTGACCGGGATCGCCTCCGAGGCCTCGTTCAGCACGAAGACGTCCTGTGTCAACGGGAAGTTTGTGACCTCGACCTTGCCGTCGAGCAAGGCGGGTGGCCCAGGTGGTGCGGCCGCAACTGGCACAGCCAAAAGCAACGCAGCGACGGCGGTCGTCCAAGCATGGCTTAGACGAATTCCATACTTCAAAGTGGTCATGACGGTGCTCCTTGCAGTTCTTTTATCCTCGCGAGCACCCGCGCCTGGAATGCGGCAGGCGCTCGTAAAAAGAACATAGGCACGCTTACCGGATATTGCCAATTTGTTTGTCTGAACGAGCCCGTCCCGCCCTACAACTGCTTCGCAATCACCCGCGCGATGTAGTCGCCCCAGCCGACGGGGGCGGCCTCGGTCCACTCGGTGGAGCGGGCGAAGTCGACCTCGAACAGCTCGCGCTCGAGGGCCTCGACGAAGCGCGGGTCGGAGGTGGCGAGGTTGGTTTCCTGGTTGATGCGCAGGCTGAGCTTGTCGAAGTTGGCGGAGCCGATGATCGCCCAGTCGTCGTACAGCGCGGCCTTGGCGTGGGTCATGCCGGGGTAGACGAACACGCGCACGCCGTGGCTGATGAGCATCTGTGCGGCGACCAGGTTGGCGCTGTTCATGATCTTCGAGTCGCCCTCGGAGGGGAGGATCATGCGCACGTCGACGCCGCGGCGGCGCGCGCGGATGAGCTCGGCCAGCACCTGGCTGTCGGACCCCGTCCGGCGCGCGATGCACGACGAAATCCGCGCGGCGGACCGCCACCAGCGTGGCCTCGCCGGCCGCGGCCGGGGCGAACTGCTCCAGCAGCGCGGTGACCAGCGCCCGCCAGCGCGGATAGCCGAACAGCGCCACCGGCTCCCAGTCCTCGGCGAGCTCCGCCGGCTTCGCCGGCAGCGGCGTCTCGATGTCCATCACCGCCATGCGCAGGTGGTGGCCCGGCTCGTCCGGGCCCGGCGGCGACCACGCCGCGACCAGGCCGGCCTCACCCTCGTCGAAGTCGTAGCGGATGAGCAGGTGGCCGTCGCGGTAGAAGGCGCCGGCCGGCTGCAGCGAGACCAGCGCCTGCACCTCGGCGTCCGCGGTGTCGGCCGGGCCGGACGAGGTGCAGGCCGCCAGGGTGATTGCGAGGAACAGGAGGCAGGCAGCCGCGAAGTGGGTTCGCAGCACGGGCGGCACCGTTGGACGGTGGCGGGGCATGAACAGAGTTTAGGTGGATTCCCGGTGTTGGGGGAGTGGGAGGTCGGGCGCCTTGACTGCTCAAATCTCCGGGATATCCAGAGATTCTGGTTGTTCATGCCCGGCCTCGGTTCGCTATAGACTCTGGGTCAAGAGCCTGGATTCGCCGGCTTCGGATGACGCTCGAGGACGACTGAGGCGACCCCTCTTTACTAACCTATTTATTTGTTTGCGCTTGCCATTAGTGAACATATGTATTAGTTTGCGCGGGTCGTAAGCTAATTTAAAGGTTAGTAACATGCGTGCCCAAGACCGGGTGCTGGCCCGGCGCCAGCTTGATAAGCGGCTGATCGCGATCAAAAATCCTGAAGACCTCGCGCGCCCGCCACGCGGCTGGGTCAAGGCTATTCGCGAGGCGCTCGGCATGACCGCCTCGCAGCTCGGTGCACGGC
This window harbors:
- a CDS encoding Arc family DNA-binding protein, with translation MSTSITLKNIPEPLYRRIRMAADRHHRSLNSEILARLEQALAPHPVDVEESLQQARRLRERYTGPPLTLDDIEAAIDQGRR
- a CDS encoding phospholipase D-like domain-containing protein, whose translation is MLAELIRARRRGVDVRMILPSEGDSKIMNSANLVAAQMLISHGVRVFVYPGMTHAKAALYDDWAIIGSANFDKLSLRINQETNLATSDPRFVEALERELFEVDFARSTEWTEAAPVGWGDYIARVIAKQL
- a CDS encoding DUF6557 family protein; amino-acid sequence: MTTLAELTATTRWTEIKAALAWLYPDERPRLDEYRRVLRELRASRSEASSMRIAIECAPRLEPDEEPALEVIGRNGTCNRDLEEFAHWDERARAEHGAEQTRWSLAFHPWREWLGMTIEPATLDARSPAHVVAHCLYDMTFHGFCEATVQDTHQELLRRVAEVDAMSEEEKAEKLIPFEQVMAELRKGMED
- a CDS encoding HNH endonuclease signature motif containing protein, with product MSHADHRQPGPALNPEGFARQARAAELEGEIASLAAHINAATYRLIEMLREFDELEGWSGWPTAAHWLQWRCGYSLGAARERFRVARALPGLPQIREAFRAGRLSFAQVRAVIRVATPENESTLLMWARHSTASQMERFARLYRRYGENAAAMGQHRERSFTSWEEDDGMVSFRVRLPAEQAAVVLRAVEAAKASLEGRDREDDVSAETPPSFWDEPPAYPDEDVSAETRCARRADALVRVAESYLEPDGRPRSLAEKYQVHVHLDLRRDADGPVPDPDAPALAEETVRRLGCEAGLVPVLHDGEEILSVGRKTRAVPPAIRRALRLRDRGCRFPGCTHTRHVDAHHVHHWADGGETKLSNLVELCSAHHRLLHEGGYGLRVTDDGALVFTRPDGERIPDVPRPLVLTGDPLALLAAGNHHHGVSAETFRCKWDGKPPDYGAMVRLLDGSSGVGG
- a CDS encoding transcriptional regulator, which produces MKPSVINVGIISRDDYIRRTMAIARGEYKPGSGEPKVWFESLRSMAEALSPDNQELLRLIAAENPQSLAELEQLSGRKKSNLSRTLKMLEGYGIVSLARRQHRLVPKVHATDFKVEFGVNVGNWRP
- a CDS encoding HigA family addiction module antitoxin, whose protein sequence is MQSFRHRAPPLMAMHNPPHPGEFITEVYLAPHGMSGRELAARLGVAPSTLSRVLAGASGVSPEMALRLSKCLGRTPESWLAMQCAYDLWKARRETDLRQVSRLRPTALSRSSR
- a CDS encoding YciI family protein; the protein is MNAIRLAALAALLLLAGGALAADAPAPESPAFDAALAETLGADEYGMRQYVLVILKTGPTPVPAGAARDEMFRGHFANMKRLAAEGKLALAGPLDGVDGWRGLFILAVDDLEEAAALVATDPVVIHGEMIAEYHTYYGSAALMLVNETHEKVARKGF
- a CDS encoding DUF2442 domain-containing protein; its protein translation is MNSSPHGTSTSAVEVTQVSPHGVWLLVRGEELFMPFDDFPWFRGASADAVSRIEEPVPGHLYWPDLDVDLGLETIRHPERFPLKSKA
- a CDS encoding type II toxin-antitoxin system VapC family toxin — translated: MIVIDTNVIAYLLVPGDRTKAAEALRRRDAEWAAPLLWRSEFRNVLATLIRLGRIELPIAQAIQEQAERLLAPLEFAVDSESVLALAASSGCSAYDCEFVALADYLDVPLVSADRKLKAKFGKRVRLLS
- a CDS encoding type II toxin-antitoxin system Phd/YefM family antitoxin yields the protein MSEVTIRDLRNQGGKVLERVEHGEVLTVTRDGRPVAELRPLPRRPVPVATLLSRWHGLPAVDPAQLRADLDSLLDSSL
- a CDS encoding DUF4160 domain-containing protein, which translates into the protein MSPTIFRARGYRFLFFSREETRMHVHVLCSSGEAKFWLEPDLELARNFGLSRAQLKACEKIIEEHRDELIAAWHKHFSG